A window of Oscillatoria nigro-viridis PCC 7112 contains these coding sequences:
- a CDS encoding Tn3 family transposase, which translates to MGQALRIMFLLEYISDRSLRQEITACTHNVENYNRH; encoded by the coding sequence ATGGGACAGGCACTGCGAATTATGTTTTTGTTGGAATATATTAGCGATCGCTCCTTACGGCAAGAGATTACTGCTTGTACTCATAACGTGGAGAATTATAACCGCCATTAA